Genomic segment of Mycolicibacterium psychrotolerans:
GGGATCCTCCTCGGTGCGCTGTGCTGTGCACTGCCTCCAGCAGCGCGCTGTCGGTGATGTCGTCGAGGCATGTGTGGCGGTCCAGCGGGCATGTCCGCGCCCGGGTCGCCCGGCACGGCGCCTGCTGGTCGCCGAGCACGGTGACGGGCACGCCGTGGGGAGCCCACTGCGAGGCGGGCACCACCGGGGCGAACAGCGACACGATCGGCGTGCCGACGGCCGCCGCCAGATGGGCGGTGCCGGTGTTGGGGGCCACCACCACCCGGGCGGCGGCGAGCACCGCGGCCAGTTCAGCGAAGGTGGTCCGGCCGCCCAGGTCGACGGCGTGCCCGGCGGCGACCTCGGCGGTCAGTTCGCGTTCGTCGGGTCCGCCGGTGACGACGACGCGGTGCCCGGCTGCGGTCAGGGCCGCGACCATCGCACGGGCGCGTTCGGTGCTGGGCCGCCGGGCCGGGACTGCCGCCCCGGGATGGAAGACGAGGAACTGGTCCGTCCCGATCCGCTGCCTCAGCTCGGCCGGCATCGACGGGATCCCGGTGACCCGCAGCGCCCCGGCGTCGGCATCGGAAAGCCTGCAACCCGCCGCCTCGGCCAGCGACAGCGCGCGCAGCGGCTCGGGGATGCCGTCGGGCACCTGGTGTCGCAGATCGAGCAGGCTGCCCGGGTAGTCGACGCTGATCGCGCCGACCCAGCCGATGTCGGACATCCGGCACAGCAGCGCCAGCGGCAGCGGTGACTGGTGAAACGAGGTGAAGATGTAGGCGCGGTCGGGTGCGGTGTCCCGCAGCCGCTTGATCAGATCGTCGGCGTGGGCCGCGGTGAGTTCGGGTGAGTCGAAATCGACCCAGGGCGCCTGCCATTCGATGATCTCGTCGACGCCGGGCAGCAGTTCGGCGGCGGCCCGGCCGCGGGGGCCCGCGAGCATCACGATCCGGTCGTGCCGCCGGGCCACCGCCCGGATGGCCGGGCCGGTGATGAGGACGTCGCCGGCGCTGTCGAGGCGGGCGACCAGTGCGGTGCTCATGTCCTTCGGCCCCATGCCGGACTCAGCACCATGTCGACGGCGGCGGTCAGGGTGGGCGCGACCTCGGCGCGCGGGTGCGACCGGGCCGCGGAGATCTCCTCGACCCGGGTGCGGTCGGTGGGCACCAGGATGGCGCGCGCACCCGCGCTCAGGGCGGCCCGCACGTCGCCGCCGGTGTCACCGATGAGCACGCACCGCTGCGGCGGAACACCCAGCGCGGCCGCTGCGGCCACCACCATGCCCGGCGCAGGCTTGCGGCAGGCGCAGCCTTCGTCCTCCCCGTGCAGGCACACATGCCAGCTGTCGAACGGCCCGAGCTGACCTGCCACCTCGGCGTTGACCTCACCCAGTTGCTCGGGGGTGATCAGCC
This window contains:
- a CDS encoding glycosyltransferase family 9 protein, which codes for MSTALVARLDSAGDVLITGPAIRAVARRHDRIVMLAGPRGRAAAELLPGVDEIIEWQAPWVDFDSPELTAAHADDLIKRLRDTAPDRAYIFTSFHQSPLPLALLCRMSDIGWVGAISVDYPGSLLDLRHQVPDGIPEPLRALSLAEAAGCRLSDADAGALRVTGIPSMPAELRQRIGTDQFLVFHPGAAVPARRPSTERARAMVAALTAAGHRVVVTGGPDERELTAEVAAGHAVDLGGRTTFAELAAVLAAARVVVAPNTGTAHLAAAVGTPIVSLFAPVVPASQWAPHGVPVTVLGDQQAPCRATRARTCPLDRHTCLDDITDSALLEAVHSTAHRGGSR